The proteins below come from a single Ailuropoda melanoleuca isolate Jingjing chromosome 1, ASM200744v2, whole genome shotgun sequence genomic window:
- the MIOS gene encoding GATOR complex protein MIOS: protein MSGTKPDILWAPHQVDRFVVCDSELSLYHVESTVNSELKAGSLRLSEDSAATLLSINSDTPYMKCVAWYLNYDPECLLAVGQANGRVVLTSLGQDHNSKFKDLIGKEFVPKHARQCNTLAWNPLDSNWLAAGLDKHRADFSVLIWDICSKYTPDIVPMEKVRLSAGETETTLLVTKPLYELGQNDACLSLCWLPRDQKLLLAGMHRNLAIFDLRNTSQKMFVNTKAVQGVTVDPYFHDRVASFYEGQVAIWDLRKFEKPVLTLTEQPKPLTKVAWCPTRTGLLATLTRDSNIIRLYDMQHTPTPIGDETEPTIIERSVQPCDNYIASFAWHPTSQNRMIVVTPNRTMSDFTVFERISLAWSPITSLMWACGRHLYECAEEENDNSLEKDIATKMRLRALSRYGLDTEQVWRNHILAGNEDPQLKSLWYTLHFMKQYTEDMDQKSPGNKGSLVYAGIKSIVKSSLGMVESSRHNWSGLDKQSDIQNLNEERILALQLCGWIKKGTDVDVGPFLNSLVQEGEWERAAAVALFNLDIRRAIQILNEGASSEKGDLNLNVVAMALSGYTDEKNSLWREMCSTLRLQLNNPYLCVMFAFLTSETGSYDGVLYENKVAVRDRVAFACKFLSDSQLNRYIEKLTNEMKEAGNLEGILLTGLTKDGVDLMESYVDRTGDVQTASYCMLQGSPLDVLKDERVQYWIENYRNLLDAWRFWHKRAEFDIHRSKLDPSSKPLAQVFVSCNFCGKSISYSCSTVPHQGRGFSQYGVSGSPTKSKVTSCPGCRKPLPRCALCLINMGTPVSSCPGGSKSDEKVDLSKDKKLAQFNNWFTWCHNCRHGGHAGHMLSWFRDHAECPVSACTCKCMQLDTTGNLVPAETVQP from the exons ATGAGCGGTACCAAACCTGATATATTGTGGGCACCACACCAAGTTGATAGATTTGTCGTATGTGACTCTGAACTGAGCCTTTATCATGTGGAATCTACTGTGAATTCAGAGCTCAAAGCTGGATCTTTACGTTTATCTGAAGACTCTGCAGCTACATTACTATCAATAAATTCAGATACGCCTTATATGAAATGTGTAGCCTGGTATCTCAATTATGATCCTGAATGTCTCCTAGCAGTTGGACAAGCAAATGGTCGAGTTGTACTTACAAGTCTTGGTCAAGATCATAACTCAAAATTCAAAGATTTGATAGGAAAAGAATTTGTTCCAAAACATGCACGGCAATGTAATACCCTTGCATGGAATCCATTGGATAGTAATTGGCTTGCCGCTGGGTTAGATAAACATAGAGCTGATTTTTCAGTGCTGATTTGGGATATTTGCAGCAAATATACTCCCGATATAGTTCCCATGGAGAAAGTGAGACTTTCAGCAGGTGAAACTGAAACAACATTATTAGTAACAAAACCTCTTTATGAATTAGGACAAAATGatgcttgtctctctctttgttggCTTCCACGAGACCAGAAACTTCTCCTTGCTGGTATGCATCGTAACTTAGCCATATTCGATCTTCGGAATACGAGCCAAAAGATGTTTGTAAATACAAAAGCTGTTCAGGGGGTGACAGTAGACCCCTACTTCCATGATCGTGTTGCTTCCTTCTATGAAGGTCAGGTTGCAATATGGGATCTAAGGAAATTTGAGAAGCCAGTTTTGACTTTGACTGAGCAACCAAAGCCCTTAACAAAAGTAGCATGGTGTCCAACTAGGACTGGTCTGCTTGCCACTTTGACAAGGGATAGTAACATTATTAGATTATATGATATGCAGCACACACCCACTCCCATTGGAGATGAAACTGAACCCACAATAATTGAAAGAAGTGTGCAACCTTGTGATAATTACATTGCTTCCTTTGCTTGGCATCCAACAAGTCAAAATCGAATGATAGTTGTAACTCCCAACCGAACAATGTCTGACTTCACTGTTTTTGAAAGGATATCTCTTGCCTGGAGCCCAATTACATCTTTAATGTGGGCTTGTGGTCGTCATTTGTATGAATGTGCAGAAGAAGAGAATGACAATTCTTTAGAAAAAGATATAGCAACGAAAATGCGCCTTCGGGCTTTATCCAGGTACGGACTTGATACAGAGCAGGTATGGAGAAACCATATTTTAGCTGGAAATGAAGACCCGCAGCTCAAGTCACTCTGGTATACCCTGCACT TTATGAAACAATATACAGAAGATATGGATCAGAAGTCTCCAGGAAACAAAGGCTCATTGGTTTATGCAGGAATTAAATCAATTGTAAAATCATCTTTGG gAATGGTGGAAAGCAGCAGACATAATTGGAGCGGTTTGGATAAGCAAAGTGATATTCAGAATTTAAATGAAGAGAGAATCTTAGCTTTACAGCTTTGTGGGTGGATTAAGAAAGGAACGGATGTAGATGTAGGGCCATTTTTGAATTCCCTTGTacaagaaggggagtgggagagagccGCTGCTGTGGCATTGTTCAACTTGGATATTCGACGAGCAATCCAAATCCTGAATGAAGGGGCATCTTCAGAAAAAG GTGATCTGAATCTCAATGTGGTAGCAATGGCTTTATCGGGATATACGGATGAGAAAAACTCCCTTTGGAGAGAAATGTGCAGCACTCTACGACTACAATTAAATAACCCGTATCTGTGTGTCAtgtttgcatttctgacaagtgaGACAGGATCTTATGATGGAGTATTG TATGAAAACAAAGTTGCTGTACGTGACAGAGTGGCATTTGCTTGTAAATTCCTTAGTGATAGTCAG TTAAATAGATATATTGAAAAGTTGACCAACGAAATGAAAGAGGctggaaatttggaaggaatacTGCTTACAGGCCTTACTAAAGATGGAGTGGACTTAATGGAGAGTTATGTCGATAGGACTGGAGATGTCCAAACAGCAAGTTACTGCATGTTGCAG ggtTCTCCTTTAGATGTCCTTAAAGATGAAAGAGTTCAGTACTGGATTGAGAATTATAGAAATTTATTAGATGCCTGGAGGTTTTGGCACAAACGAGCAGAGTTTGATATTCACAGGAGTAAGTTGGATCCCAGTTCTAAGCCTTTAGCACAG GTGTTTGTGAGTTGCAATTTTTGTGGCAAGTCGATCTCCTACAGCTGTTCAACGGTGCCTCATCAGGGCAGAGGTTTTAGTCAGTATGGTGTCAGTGGTTCACCAACAAAATCCAAAGTCACAAGTTGCCCTGGCTGTCGAAAACCCCTTCCTCGATGTGCACTTTGCCTCATTAATATGGGAACACCTGTTTCTAGCTGTCCTG